A region of the Dickeya chrysanthemi NCPPB 402 genome:
GCTCATCCAGCGACATGGTTTGCAGAGTAAACTGATACTGAGTGCGGCTGACTTGCGTATCGATGGTCAAGTCCTGCACCGGTTGCAGATAAAGCTGAATGCCGGGCAGGGCGGATGTGCGCTGTTGCAGCCGTTCGATCACGCCCTGAATACGGTCGCTGCGTTCATCCAGCGGCTTCAGGTTAATCTGCAACCTGCCGCTGTTGAGCGATGGGTTGGTGCCGTCAACGCCGATAAACGACGAGACGCTTTCCACCGCCGGGTCCTGCATGATAAGCGAAGTGACCTGCTGCTGCTTGTCCACCATGCCGGAGAAGGAGATGGTTTGCGACGCTTGCACGGTGCCCTGAATGATGCCGTTGTCTTGTATCGGGAAAAAACCTTTGGGGATCACGATATACAGCAAGACGGTGAGTACCAACGTACTCAATGCGACGCCGAGGGTAATCCACGGGTGATTAAGCACCCGGGTCAGGCCGCGACCATACCAGGCGATCACCGCATCAAAGAAGCGCTCGCTGGCACGAGTAAACCGGTTCTGCTGGCTCAGCGAATGGTGGCTGAGCAAGCGGGCGCACATCATTGGCGTCAGCGTCAGCGACACTACCGCGGAGATCAGGATAGATACCGCCAATGTTACGGCGAATTCGCGGAACAGGCGACCGATAATATCGCCCATAAACAGCAGCGGGATCAGCACTGCAATCAGTGAAAAGGTGAGTGAAATAATGGTAAAGCCGATTTCCCCCGCGCCTTTCAGCGCCGCCTGTAGCGGCTTTTCGCCTTTTTCAATGTAACGGGCGATGTTTTCAATCACCACGATGGCGTCATCGACGACAAAACCGGTGGCGATGGTTAACGCCATTAACGTCAGGTTGTTGATCGAAAAACCGAGAAAATACATGGCGGCGAACGTCCCCACCAGCGACAGCGGCACGGCAATACTGGGGATGAGCGTGGCTACCGCGTTGCGCAGGAACAGGTAAATCACCATCACCACCAATGCGATGGCCAGAATCAGCTCAAACTGCACATCGTCCACCGATGCGCGAATAGTGGTGGTACGGTCGGTGAGCAGAGCAACATCCACCGACTTGGGTAAGCTGGCTTTCAGCGATGGCAACAGGCTGCGGATATGGTCGGCCGTCGCAATAACGTTGGCCCCCGGCTGGCGCTGAATATTGAGGACAATGGCCTGATTCTGATTAGCCCATGCCGCCAGATGGGTATTTTCCGCCGCCTGTTCTACCGTTGCGACGTCCTGTAGCCGTACCGGAGCATTGTTTTTCCAGGTAATGATCAACTGGCGATAGTCATCGAGCGAACGCATCTGGTCGTTGGCGGATAGCGTCACCGAGCGTGCCGGGCCGTCAAAACTGCCTTTGGGGGTATTGACGTTGGCCGCGGTGATGGCGGTGCGCACCGTTTCGCTGCTCAGCCCATAGGCGGCCAGCGCGCCCGGATTGAGCTTGACGCGTACCGATGGCCGTTGCCCGCCGGCCAGGGTAACCAGCCCGACGCCTTCCACCTGAGCGATTTTCTGCGCGATGCGCGTTTCAATCATGTCCTGCACCTGTGTCAGCGGCAGGGCAGTGGAGGTGACCGCCAGCGTCATGATCGGCGGATCCGCCGGGTTGACCTTGCTGTAGGTAGGCGGGAACGGCAGATCGGTGGGCAGCAGATTGGTGGCGGCGTTAATCGCCGCCTGTACATCCTGTTCGGCGACATCCAGCGACAGCGACAGCTGGAACTGCAATGTGATCACCGATGAACCGCCGGAGCTTTGGCTCGACATCTGCTTGAGGCCGGACATGCTGCCGAATTGGTGTTCCAACGGTGCGGTGACCGCCGAAGTCATCACGTCCGGGCTGGCGCCGGGGTACAACGTAACGACCTGAATGGTCGGATAGTCGACTTCCGGCAGCGCGGAAACCGGTAACGCACGATAGCCCACAATCCCGGCCAGCAGAATGGCGATCATCAACAGCGTGGTGGCAATCGGCCGGAGAATAAACAGGCGTGACGGTCCGCCACTGTTATGCAGCGTGGTGTCCTCTGACGGCGTTGTCCCCTGCATCAGAATTTCTCCGCTTTAGGCTGAGATTTTTCACGCTGAGGCTTTTCGGTGCCGGCAGTGGATTTGGCGTCAGCCGCCACTGGCGCCAGCACTTCTACCTGCGCGCCTTCGGTCAGGCGGTCGATCCCGTCGGTAACGACCCGCTCGCCCGCGTTCAGCCCGTTTGCCACGACGGTTTGCTGGCCGTACTGAATACCGGTGGTGACGAGGTGTTTACTGACGTGATCCTTATCGTTCAATACCCAGACGAAGCGCCCTTCGTTGCCCATTTGGATCGCCGAGGAGGGTGCTACCACCACATTTTGCAGTGTGTCCACTTTCATCTTGATATTGACGAACTGATTGGGGAACAGCGCGTCATCGGTGTTGTCGAAGCGGGCTTTTAGCTTGATGGTGCCGGTGGTCGCGTCGATCTGGTTATCCATGCTCAGCAATCGCCCCTGCGAGAGGAGGCGCTGACTGGCGCGATCCCAGGCTTCCACCAGTACCGGCTGGCCGGATTTTTGTGCTTTCAGCACAGTGGGGATATCGCCTTCCGGTACAGTGAAAACGGCGTCTATCGGGTGGGTTTGGGTTAATACCAGCAGGTTATCGGTACTGGTGACATAGTTGCCGATATCAATCTGACGCAGGCCGACGCGGCCGCTAAACGGTGCGGTGATGCGGCTGTAATCGAGTTGCAGTTGCGCGCTGGCGACCGATCCCTGATCCGATTTCACCGTTGCTTCGTACTGGCGGACCAACGATTCCTGGGTATCCAGTTGCTGGCCGGAAACCAAGCTGGTTTTAGACAGTTGCTGGTAACGAGCCAGATCCTGACGGGCGTTGATCAACAAAGCCTGATCTTTGGCTAATTGCCCCTGAGCCTGTGCCAACGCGACCTGAAATGGCCGTGGATCGATTTCCGCCAGCAGTTCGCCTTCTTTAACCTGTTGCCCTTCCTGAAAATGGATCGCCATCAATTGACCCGTCACCCGGCTGTGTACCGTAACGGTATTGGCCGCCGTCACCGTACCCAGACCCGACAGATAGTAAGGCACGTTGGATGAAGCGGAAAACGCAGCCTGAACCGGCGGCGGAGCGGTAGAACCGCGGCGGCCACTGCCGTTGCGGTTTTGTCCCTGACGTGAGGCTTGCTGTGAGGTCGTCGCCTCGTTGGCGGATTCTGATTGTGATGGGCGAAAATAACGCCAGGCGAACAACGCCGCGGCAATAACAATAACGAGGATCAGGAAACGAAATAAGCGTGCGGCGTTCATAATTATGGAAGGAACCTCCAATCAGCACAGGCCAAGATAAGCCCATGAAACACTGAATATTATGATACTAGTTTAAACAGCGAAGGGAGGACAAAAATGGAGGAAATATGGAAGATATGTCAGGGTTTGTAGAAAAAGAATCCCCGGCGTGGTGAACGCCGGGAACGGTGCTGAGTGTGTCAGCAAGGTGTCATTGCCACGACAATCGGGTTACAGCACCAGACCGGCAACGGCGGCGGACAGCAAGCTGACCAGCGTTGAGCCATAGACCAGTTTCAGACCAAAACGGGAAACGGTGTTGCCCTGCGCTTCGTTCAGCCCCTTGATGGCCCCGGCGACGATACCGATCGAGGAGAAATTGGCGAAAGACACCAGGAATACCGACAGAATACCCACGCTGCGCGGGGACAGCTGACCGGCCACTTTCTGCAACTCCATCATGGCGACGAATTCGTTGGACACCAGTTTGGTGGCCATAATACTGCCCACCTGCAGCGCTTCGGCTTTGGGAATCCCCATTACCCAGGCAAACGGATAGAACACGTAACCCAGGATTTCCTGGAAGCTCAGCCCGAATACGGCGCTGAACAGCGCGTTGATAGCGGCGATCAACGCGATGAAACCGATCAACATCGCAGCAACGATAACCGCAACTTTGAAACCGGCCAGGATGTATTCGCCCAGCATTTCAAAAAAGCTTTGACCTTCATGCAGATTGCTCAGGTGCAGTTCTTTCTCTTCATTGGTGTCGTATGGGTTGATGAGCGACAGCACGATAAAGGTACTGAACATGTTGAGCACCAGTGCCGCTACGACGTATTTGGCGTCCAGCATTGACATGTAAGCGCCGACGATCGACATGGAGACGGTCGACATCGCGGTGGCTGCCATGGTGTACATGCGTTTTTCAGACATCTGTCCGAGAATGTCTTTATACGCAATGAAGTTTTCAGACTGGCCCAGAATCAGCGAACTGACGGCATTAAACGACTCCAGCTTGCCCATGCCGTTGACTTTGGACAGGATGGTACCGATCAGCCGGATAATGAACGGCAGCACTTTGATGTGCTGCAAAATCCCGATCAGCGCGGAGATGAATACAATCGGGCACAGTACTTTCAGGAAGAACACAAAGCTATTGTTACCAATATTGCCAAAGACGAAGGTTGTACCCTCACCGGCGAAACCGAGCAACTTGTCAAACAGACCGGCAAAGCCTGTTACGAAACCGAGACCTGCACTGGAGTAAAGGAAGAAATAAGCGAGCAGGATTTCAATGGCTAAAAGTTGAACAATATACCTGACGCGAATGCTTTTGCGATCGCGGCACACCAGCAGTGACAGGCCGGCGACAACAATCAGGGCCAGGATAAATTGCAGAATGTTGGACATGTTTGCTCCAAATTATGATAGGGGCCGATTTTTGGACGTCATTTTATGTAACGATTGCGCTTAAAATGAGACGTAAGACGCAAAAGCGGAATTATATCGCGGAAAATAACCTAAACTAA
Encoded here:
- a CDS encoding MdtB/MuxB family multidrug efflux RND transporter permease subunit, with amino-acid sequence MQGTTPSEDTTLHNSGGPSRLFILRPIATTLLMIAILLAGIVGYRALPVSALPEVDYPTIQVVTLYPGASPDVMTSAVTAPLEHQFGSMSGLKQMSSQSSGGSSVITLQFQLSLSLDVAEQDVQAAINAATNLLPTDLPFPPTYSKVNPADPPIMTLAVTSTALPLTQVQDMIETRIAQKIAQVEGVGLVTLAGGQRPSVRVKLNPGALAAYGLSSETVRTAITAANVNTPKGSFDGPARSVTLSANDQMRSLDDYRQLIITWKNNAPVRLQDVATVEQAAENTHLAAWANQNQAIVLNIQRQPGANVIATADHIRSLLPSLKASLPKSVDVALLTDRTTTIRASVDDVQFELILAIALVVMVIYLFLRNAVATLIPSIAVPLSLVGTFAAMYFLGFSINNLTLMALTIATGFVVDDAIVVIENIARYIEKGEKPLQAALKGAGEIGFTIISLTFSLIAVLIPLLFMGDIIGRLFREFAVTLAVSILISAVVSLTLTPMMCARLLSHHSLSQQNRFTRASERFFDAVIAWYGRGLTRVLNHPWITLGVALSTLVLTVLLYIVIPKGFFPIQDNGIIQGTVQASQTISFSGMVDKQQQVTSLIMQDPAVESVSSFIGVDGTNPSLNSGRLQINLKPLDERSDRIQGVIERLQQRTSALPGIQLYLQPVQDLTIDTQVSRTQYQFTLQTMSLDELSTWVPKLTAELQKLPQLQDVSSDWQDSGAVAYLKVNRDNASRLGITMSQVDSALYNAFGQRLISTIYTQSNQYRVVLEQHHESSNGLAALSDIRLINSSGGVVPLSSIATVEERQGPLSVNHIDQFPSTTISFNVASGYALGDAVKAIQQTQQQMQLPSDIITRFQGSTLAFQSALTSTIWLVVAAVVAMYIVLGVLYESFIHPVTILSTLPTAGVGALLALMIAGSDLNIIAIIGIILLIGIVKKNAIMMIDFALAAEREQGMAPYQAIYQACLLRFRPILMTTMAALLSAVPLMFSTGVGAELRRPLGICMVGGLVMSQVLTLFTTPVIYLLFDRLAHRLRRRRPQEGEAQ
- a CDS encoding MdtA/MuxA family multidrug efflux RND transporter periplasmic adaptor subunit, whose amino-acid sequence is MNAARLFRFLILVIVIAAALFAWRYFRPSQSESANEATTSQQASRQGQNRNGSGRRGSTAPPPVQAAFSASSNVPYYLSGLGTVTAANTVTVHSRVTGQLMAIHFQEGQQVKEGELLAEIDPRPFQVALAQAQGQLAKDQALLINARQDLARYQQLSKTSLVSGQQLDTQESLVRQYEATVKSDQGSVASAQLQLDYSRITAPFSGRVGLRQIDIGNYVTSTDNLLVLTQTHPIDAVFTVPEGDIPTVLKAQKSGQPVLVEAWDRASQRLLSQGRLLSMDNQIDATTGTIKLKARFDNTDDALFPNQFVNIKMKVDTLQNVVVAPSSAIQMGNEGRFVWVLNDKDHVSKHLVTTGIQYGQQTVVANGLNAGERVVTDGIDRLTEGAQVEVLAPVAADAKSTAGTEKPQREKSQPKAEKF
- a CDS encoding NupC/NupG family nucleoside CNT transporter, with the translated sequence MSNILQFILALIVVAGLSLLVCRDRKSIRVRYIVQLLAIEILLAYFFLYSSAGLGFVTGFAGLFDKLLGFAGEGTTFVFGNIGNNSFVFFLKVLCPIVFISALIGILQHIKVLPFIIRLIGTILSKVNGMGKLESFNAVSSLILGQSENFIAYKDILGQMSEKRMYTMAATAMSTVSMSIVGAYMSMLDAKYVVAALVLNMFSTFIVLSLINPYDTNEEKELHLSNLHEGQSFFEMLGEYILAGFKVAVIVAAMLIGFIALIAAINALFSAVFGLSFQEILGYVFYPFAWVMGIPKAEALQVGSIMATKLVSNEFVAMMELQKVAGQLSPRSVGILSVFLVSFANFSSIGIVAGAIKGLNEAQGNTVSRFGLKLVYGSTLVSLLSAAVAGLVL